One genomic region from Mycobacterium basiliense encodes:
- a CDS encoding SDR family oxidoreductase, giving the protein MAVEVLVTGGDTDLGRTVAEGFRDDGHKVTLVGARRDDLEVVAKELDVDAIVCDTVNPASLTEVRGLFPHHLDTIVNVPAPSWDAGDPRTYSLSDTATAWRHALDATVLSAALTVQCVGDHLRSGGSIISIVAENPPAGSVDAAIKAALANWVGGQAETYGTRGITVNAVACGRSVTAGYDGLSRTPAPMAAEIARLALFLTTPAARHITGQTLHVSHGALARFS; this is encoded by the coding sequence ATGGCAGTGGAGGTGCTGGTCACTGGTGGGGATACCGATCTGGGGCGTACGGTAGCCGAGGGTTTTCGCGACGACGGTCATAAGGTGACCCTCGTGGGGGCCCGCCGTGACGACCTCGAGGTTGTCGCCAAGGAACTCGACGTCGACGCCATTGTCTGCGACACCGTCAACCCCGCCAGCCTCACCGAGGTTCGCGGCTTGTTCCCGCATCACCTGGACACCATCGTCAATGTGCCGGCGCCGTCCTGGGACGCCGGTGATCCACGCACCTACTCGTTGTCGGACACCGCCACCGCCTGGCGCCACGCGCTGGACGCGACCGTGCTCTCAGCGGCGCTGACCGTGCAATGCGTCGGCGATCATCTGCGCTCCGGCGGTTCGATCATCAGCATTGTGGCGGAAAACCCGCCGGCCGGCAGCGTCGACGCTGCCATCAAAGCCGCCCTCGCGAATTGGGTCGGGGGGCAGGCCGAGACGTACGGCACCCGCGGCATCACCGTCAACGCCGTTGCCTGCGGGCGCAGCGTGACCGCCGGCTACGACGGCTTGTCTCGCACCCCGGCACCCATGGCGGCAGAGATTGCCCGGCTGGCACTGTTTCTCACCACCCCCGCCGCTCGTCACATCACCGGCCAGACATTGCACGTGAGCCACGGTGCTCTGGCTCGGTTCTCCTGA
- the modA gene encoding molybdate ABC transporter substrate-binding protein encodes MRRIGMLASLGSLLVWTLVGCNSRSAQQSRSITVFAAASLKPAFTKIGERFQADNPGVRVEWDFAGSSELATQLAQGATADVFASADIAQMDRVSQAGLVAQNPANFASNTLVIVTAPGNPKQIGSVGDLTRPDLSVVICQQPVPCGSATRRIEVATGIQLSPVSEELSVTDVLSKVTTGQADAALVYVTDAMNAGDKVTTVRFPEAAGAVNIYPIAVLKKASHPALAQQFVAIVTAEAGRKILDQSGFAQP; translated from the coding sequence ATGCGTCGGATCGGAATGCTGGCCAGCTTGGGATCGCTGCTGGTCTGGACGTTGGTCGGGTGCAATTCACGGTCGGCCCAACAGTCTCGTTCGATCACGGTGTTCGCGGCCGCGTCGCTGAAGCCGGCCTTCACCAAGATCGGTGAACGATTCCAGGCAGACAATCCCGGCGTGCGGGTCGAGTGGGATTTCGCGGGTTCCTCGGAGCTGGCGACTCAGCTGGCCCAGGGGGCGACGGCGGATGTCTTCGCCTCGGCCGACATCGCGCAAATGGACAGGGTCTCCCAAGCTGGCTTGGTGGCCCAGAACCCCGCGAACTTTGCCTCCAACACCCTGGTCATCGTCACCGCCCCGGGTAATCCGAAGCAGATCGGGTCGGTTGGCGACCTCACGAGGCCGGACCTGAGCGTGGTCATCTGCCAGCAGCCGGTGCCGTGCGGGTCGGCCACCAGGCGGATCGAAGTCGCTACGGGCATCCAGCTCAGCCCGGTCAGTGAGGAACTCAGCGTGACGGACGTGCTCAGCAAGGTCACCACCGGACAGGCCGATGCCGCGTTGGTCTACGTCACCGACGCGATGAACGCCGGAGACAAGGTGACCACCGTCCGGTTTCCCGAGGCCGCCGGCGCGGTGAATATCTACCCCATCGCCGTGTTGAAGAAGGCATCCCATCCCGCGCTAGCCCAGCAGTTCGTGGCGATCGTGACCGCTGAGGCGGGACGCAAGATCCTCGACCAGTCCGGGTTTGCCCAGCCCTGA
- a CDS encoding ABC transporter permease produces MRRPADPPRWVFAFATVGMALVVLPLLAVALKVDWPNFWSLITSNSSTTALLLSLKTASASTLLCVLLGVPMALVLARSRARLVRLLRPLILLPLVLPPVVGGIALLYAFGRLGLLGQYLQAAGVSIAFSTTAVVLAQTFVSLPFLVISLEGAARTVGADYEVVAATLGARPSVVWWRVTIPLLLPGMASGAVLAFARSLGEFGATLTFAGSRQGVTRTLPLEIYLQRVNDPDAAVALSLVLVAVAALVVLGLGARRLTGADAR; encoded by the coding sequence ATGCGCCGGCCTGCAGATCCGCCCCGCTGGGTCTTCGCGTTTGCCACCGTCGGCATGGCCCTTGTGGTGTTGCCGCTGTTGGCCGTTGCGCTCAAGGTCGACTGGCCCAATTTCTGGTCGCTGATCACCAGCAACTCGTCGACGACGGCGCTGCTTCTAAGCCTGAAGACCGCCTCGGCCAGCACGCTGCTGTGCGTGCTGCTGGGGGTCCCGATGGCCTTGGTTTTGGCCCGCAGCCGGGCACGCTTGGTGCGATTGCTGCGGCCGCTGATCCTGCTTCCGCTGGTATTGCCGCCGGTGGTGGGCGGCATCGCGCTGCTCTACGCGTTCGGCCGGCTCGGCTTGCTTGGGCAGTACCTACAGGCCGCCGGCGTCAGCATCGCATTCAGTACGACGGCAGTGGTGTTGGCCCAGACATTCGTCTCGTTGCCCTTCCTGGTGATCTCCCTCGAGGGAGCGGCGCGCACCGTGGGGGCCGACTACGAGGTGGTGGCGGCGACGCTAGGTGCCCGGCCCAGCGTCGTCTGGTGGCGAGTCACGATACCGCTGCTGCTACCGGGCATGGCGTCTGGAGCGGTGTTGGCATTTGCTCGGTCGCTCGGGGAGTTCGGCGCAACACTGACGTTTGCCGGGTCGCGGCAGGGGGTGACTCGCACCCTGCCGCTGGAGATCTACCTACAGCGGGTGAACGACCCGGATGCGGCGGTGGCGCTGTCACTGGTGCTCGTCGCGGTGGCGGCGCTGGTGGTATTGGGTCTGGGCGCTCGCAGGTTGACCGGGGCTGACGCCAGGTAG
- a CDS encoding sulfate/molybdate ABC transporter ATP-binding protein, with product MSALHLRALVRDRGVDVEFSVATGEVLAVLGPNGAGKSTVLHVIAGLVQPDSGVVRLGDRVLTDTAAGINVATHDRRVGLLLQNPLLFPHLNVADNVAFGPQSRHRALPMLGIGRGRRIKPALGWLSKVEASQLAGRRPRQLSGGQAQRVAIARALAAEPNALLLDEPLAGLDVAAAAAIRTLLRDVVTGSGYAAVVVTHDLLDVFALADRVLVLESGTISEIGPVTEVLAAPRSHFGARIAGVNLVSGTIDTDGALRTRAGVHWHGTSELGRDLGSQFRPGQDAVAVFLPTAVAVHLNQPHGSPRNAVEVTVAELHTRGGTVLVRGQDQPDGAPGLAATITIEAASELRLTPGAQVWFSIKAHEVALHPAQHHQQPR from the coding sequence GTGAGCGCATTGCATCTTCGCGCGTTGGTCCGCGATCGCGGAGTGGACGTCGAGTTTTCGGTGGCCACAGGCGAGGTGCTGGCCGTACTCGGCCCCAACGGCGCGGGCAAATCCACCGTCCTCCATGTCATCGCCGGCCTGGTTCAACCGGACAGCGGTGTGGTGCGTCTGGGAGACCGGGTGTTGACGGACACCGCCGCCGGGATCAACGTCGCGACCCATGATCGCCGCGTCGGTCTGCTCCTACAGAACCCGTTGCTGTTCCCGCACCTGAACGTGGCCGACAACGTGGCGTTCGGCCCACAGAGCCGTCACCGGGCCTTGCCAATGCTGGGGATCGGTCGCGGTCGGCGCATCAAGCCGGCCCTGGGCTGGCTGAGCAAGGTGGAGGCCAGCCAGCTCGCTGGACGTAGGCCACGACAGTTGTCGGGCGGCCAGGCCCAGCGAGTCGCGATTGCGCGAGCGTTGGCCGCCGAGCCGAATGCATTGCTGCTCGACGAGCCACTTGCCGGGCTCGATGTGGCCGCGGCCGCCGCCATCCGAACGCTGCTGCGCGACGTGGTGACCGGCAGCGGCTACGCCGCCGTTGTGGTCACGCACGACCTGCTCGATGTGTTCGCGCTGGCGGATCGGGTATTGGTCCTCGAGTCCGGGACGATTTCCGAAATCGGTCCGGTCACCGAGGTACTCGCCGCACCCCGCAGTCACTTCGGTGCCCGCATCGCGGGAGTCAACCTGGTCAGCGGGACCATCGACACCGACGGCGCGCTGCGCACCCGGGCCGGCGTTCACTGGCACGGGACTTCCGAACTCGGCAGGGATCTCGGCAGCCAATTCCGCCCGGGCCAGGACGCGGTGGCAGTATTCCTGCCGACCGCGGTCGCGGTGCATCTCAACCAACCGCATGGCAGCCCCCGCAACGCCGTCGAGGTGACGGTCGCGGAGCTACATACCCGCGGAGGCACGGTGCTGGTTCGCGGACAGGACCAACCCGATGGTGCGCCGGGCCTGGCCGCGACCATCACCATCGAGGCCGCCTCGGAGTTGCGGCTGACGCCCGGGGCGCAAGTGTGGTTCAGCATCAAAGCTCACGAAGTGGCGTTGCACCCGGCCCAGCACCACCAGCAGCCCAGGTAG
- a CDS encoding alanine and proline-rich secreted protein Apa, producing MHQVDPKTRRRQGLWATLAIATVSSASVFTIALPATSSADPEPAPPPPATTATPNPQPADPNAAPPPADPNAAPPPPADPNAPPPPPPADPNAPPPPVVDPNAPEPGRVTNAIGGFSFVLPPGWVESDASHLDYGSALLSKTIGEPPLPGQAPPVANDTRIVLGRLDQKLYASAEPTNPKAAVRLGSDMGEFFMPYPGTRLNQETIPLNANGLSGSASYYEVKFSDPAKPNGQIWTGVIGAPATGAPDGGPPQRWFVVWLGTSNDPVDKGAAKVLAESIRAWNPPPAPAPAPGQPAPAPGAPEPAPAPAPAPAPAAGVTPTATPAPQRTQPA from the coding sequence ATGCATCAGGTGGACCCCAAGACGAGACGCCGCCAAGGACTGTGGGCAACGCTGGCGATCGCCACAGTGAGCAGTGCCAGCGTTTTCACCATTGCCCTGCCGGCGACCTCCAGCGCCGACCCCGAGCCAGCGCCCCCGCCACCGGCGACCACCGCCACGCCCAACCCCCAACCGGCCGACCCCAACGCGGCACCCCCGCCGGCCGATCCGAACGCGGCGCCGCCACCACCGGCGGATCCCAACGCGCCACCGCCGCCGCCACCGGCGGATCCCAACGCGCCACCACCACCGGTGGTTGACCCCAACGCGCCCGAGCCCGGCCGGGTGACCAACGCCATCGGCGGATTTAGCTTTGTCCTGCCCCCAGGCTGGGTGGAGTCCGACGCCTCCCACCTCGACTACGGGTCCGCGCTGCTCAGCAAGACAATTGGGGAGCCGCCACTGCCCGGGCAGGCACCACCGGTCGCCAACGACACTCGCATCGTGCTGGGCCGGTTGGACCAGAAGCTCTACGCCAGCGCCGAACCCACCAACCCCAAGGCCGCGGTCCGCCTGGGCTCGGACATGGGCGAATTCTTCATGCCCTATCCCGGTACCCGACTCAACCAGGAAACCATTCCGCTCAACGCCAACGGATTGTCCGGGAGCGCGTCCTATTACGAAGTCAAGTTCAGTGATCCGGCCAAGCCGAACGGCCAGATCTGGACCGGGGTAATCGGTGCGCCGGCAACCGGTGCGCCCGACGGCGGCCCTCCTCAGCGCTGGTTTGTGGTGTGGCTAGGAACGTCGAACGACCCGGTGGACAAGGGCGCGGCGAAGGTCCTGGCGGAGTCGATTCGAGCCTGGAACCCACCGCCGGCACCGGCGCCCGCACCCGGGCAGCCGGCTCCCGCGCCGGGCGCACCGGAACCTGCCCCCGCACCGGCCCCGGCCCCGGCCCCGGCCGCGGGCGTGACGCCTACGGCCACTCCGGCTCCGCAGCGGACACAACCGGCCTGA
- a CDS encoding GlsB/YeaQ/YmgE family stress response membrane protein has translation MDVMAATELLARSTTLTSVGWIGYIIIGAIAGWIAGKIVKGAGSGILMNIVIGVVGALIGGFLLSFFVDTAAGGWWFTLFSAILGSVILLWLVGMVQRRS, from the coding sequence ATGGACGTCATGGCAGCGACCGAATTGCTAGCTCGCTCAACCACGCTGACCAGCGTGGGCTGGATTGGCTACATCATCATTGGCGCAATTGCGGGTTGGATTGCCGGAAAGATCGTCAAGGGCGCTGGCTCTGGCATTCTGATGAACATCGTGATCGGTGTCGTGGGCGCGTTGATCGGCGGTTTCTTGCTGAGTTTCTTCGTCGACACCGCAGCTGGCGGCTGGTGGTTCACCTTGTTCAGCGCGATCCTCGGCTCGGTAATCCTGCTGTGGCTGGTCGGGATGGTGCAGCGCAGGTCCTAG
- a CDS encoding zinc-binding alcohol dehydrogenase family protein — MAAAAIPPTMTAWQVRHPGPVSTGPLEQVRTAVPRPEPSELLVAVHACGVCRTDLHVTEGDLPVHRERVTPGHEVVGEVIQVGADAGDEFDVGDRVGIAWLRHTCGVCKYCVHGAENLCPKSRYTGWDADGGYAEFATVPAAFAHRLPGGYRDSELAPLLCAGIIGYRSLLRAELPPGGRLGLYGFGGSAHITAQVALVQGAEVHVMTRGAEARELALDLGAASAQGAADPPPVPLDAAILFAPVGDLVLPACEALDRGGTLAIAGIHLSDIPVLNYQRHLFQEREIRSVTSNTRGDARAFLDFAGRHHIEVTTPEYPLGQADRALADLRAGHIAGAAVLLT; from the coding sequence ATGGCCGCAGCGGCGATACCCCCGACGATGACCGCGTGGCAGGTACGTCACCCCGGCCCGGTCAGCACCGGCCCGCTCGAGCAAGTCCGCACCGCGGTGCCACGACCCGAGCCATCCGAGCTGCTAGTTGCGGTGCACGCCTGCGGGGTTTGCCGTACCGACCTACACGTCACCGAAGGCGACCTTCCCGTGCACCGTGAGCGGGTGACACCCGGACACGAGGTGGTGGGGGAGGTCATCCAGGTGGGCGCCGACGCCGGTGACGAGTTCGACGTCGGAGACCGGGTCGGTATCGCCTGGCTGCGTCACACCTGCGGGGTGTGCAAGTACTGCGTGCACGGCGCCGAAAACCTGTGTCCGAAGTCCCGCTACACCGGTTGGGATGCCGACGGCGGATATGCCGAATTCGCCACGGTTCCAGCGGCTTTTGCGCATCGCCTGCCCGGTGGCTACCGCGACAGCGAACTCGCGCCGCTACTGTGCGCCGGCATCATCGGATATCGCTCATTGCTGCGTGCCGAACTGCCGCCGGGTGGTCGGCTTGGTCTATACGGCTTCGGCGGCAGCGCCCACATCACCGCCCAGGTCGCGCTGGTCCAGGGCGCCGAGGTGCATGTGATGACCCGTGGGGCCGAAGCGCGCGAGCTGGCTCTCGACCTCGGCGCCGCCTCGGCCCAGGGAGCCGCAGATCCGCCGCCGGTGCCGCTGGACGCCGCGATATTGTTCGCCCCGGTCGGAGACTTGGTGCTGCCGGCGTGCGAGGCGCTGGATCGTGGCGGTACCTTGGCGATCGCCGGCATCCACCTCTCCGACATTCCCGTGTTGAATTATCAGCGTCATCTGTTCCAGGAACGCGAGATTCGGTCGGTCACCTCCAACACCCGCGGCGACGCGCGCGCCTTCCTCGATTTCGCGGGCCGACACCATATCGAGGTCACCACCCCGGAATACCCACTCGGGCAGGCCGATCGTGCGCTGGCCGACCTCAGGGCCGGCCACATCGCGGGCGCAGCGGTGCTGCTGACGTGA
- a CDS encoding CPBP family intramembrane glutamic endopeptidase has product MAAHPDPLAAQLSELPRFRIHLDVAVVVAILVLTNVIAHFTTPWASIATVPVAAIGLVLLVRSRGLGWAELGLGREHWKSGLVYALAAVALVVAVISVGVLLPMTRPMFMNHHYATISGAVIASMVIIPLQTVIPEELAFRGVLHGALNRAWGFRGVALAGSLLFGLWHVATSLGLTSSNVGFTRLFGGGIFGMMAGVALAVLATGAAGFVFSWLRRRSGSLIAPIALHWSLNGMGALAAALVWHLST; this is encoded by the coding sequence ATGGCCGCGCATCCGGACCCGCTGGCGGCGCAGCTGTCCGAACTCCCCCGGTTCCGGATCCATCTCGATGTCGCTGTGGTCGTGGCGATATTGGTGTTGACCAATGTGATCGCGCACTTCACCACCCCGTGGGCAAGCATCGCCACCGTCCCGGTGGCCGCGATCGGTCTGGTGTTGTTGGTGCGCAGTAGGGGTCTGGGCTGGGCGGAACTGGGTCTGGGGCGCGAACACTGGAAGTCCGGGCTGGTCTATGCGCTTGCGGCCGTCGCACTGGTAGTCGCGGTGATCTCGGTGGGTGTCCTGTTGCCGATGACCCGGCCGATGTTCATGAACCACCACTACGCCACGATCTCTGGCGCCGTGATCGCCTCGATGGTGATCATTCCGCTGCAAACCGTTATCCCCGAGGAGCTGGCTTTCCGCGGCGTGCTGCACGGGGCACTGAATCGGGCTTGGGGATTTCGGGGAGTCGCCTTGGCGGGTTCGTTGCTGTTTGGCCTGTGGCACGTCGCGACGTCATTAGGGTTGACAAGCAGCAACGTCGGCTTCACCCGGCTGTTCGGCGGCGGGATCTTCGGGATGATGGCGGGCGTCGCGCTGGCGGTGTTGGCCACGGGCGCCGCCGGGTTCGTCTTCAGCTGGCTGCGTCGGCGCAGTGGGAGCTTGATCGCACCGATCGCCCTGCATTGGTCGCTGAATGGGATGGGCGCCCTGGCCGCCGCCTTGGTCTGGCACCTGTCAACCTGA